The Symphalangus syndactylus isolate Jambi chromosome 8, NHGRI_mSymSyn1-v2.1_pri, whole genome shotgun sequence genome includes a window with the following:
- the THAP4 gene encoding peroxynitrite isomerase THAP4 isoform X2, whose amino-acid sequence MEPPKMNPVVEPLSWMLGTWLSDPPGAGTYPTLQPFQYLEEVHISHVGQPMLNFSFNSFHPDTRKPMHRECGFIRLKPDTNKVAFVSAQNTGVVEVEEGEVNGQELCIASHSIARISFAKEPHVEQITRKFRLNSEGKLEQTVSMATTTQPMTQHLHVTYKKVTP is encoded by the exons AGCCCCCCAAGATGAACCCAGTGGTGGAACCACTGTCCTGgatgctgggcacctggctgTCGGACCCACCTGGAGCCGGGACCTACCCCACACTGCAGCCCTTCCAGTACCTGGAGGAGGTTCACATCTCCCACGTGGGCCAGCCCATGCTGAACTTCTC GTTCAACTCCTTCCACCCGGACACGCGCAAGCCGATGCACAGAGAGTGTGGCTTCATCCGCCTCAAGCCCGACACCAACAAGGTGGCCTTTGTCAGCGCCCAGAACACAG GTGTGGTGGAAGTGGAGGAGGGCGAGGTGAACGGGCAGGAGCTGTGCATCGCATCCCACTCCATTGCCAGGATCTCCTTCGCCAAGGAGCCCCACGTAGAGCAG ATTACCCGGAAGTTCAGGCTGAATTCTGAAGGCAAACTTGAACAGACAGTCTCCATGGCAACCACTACACAGCCAATGACTCAGCATCTTCACGTCACCTACAAGAAGGTGACCCCGTAA